The proteins below come from a single Lentimicrobiaceae bacterium genomic window:
- a CDS encoding type B 50S ribosomal protein L31, with translation MKKDIHPKDYRLVVFKDMSNDYVFMTKSTVATKDTIVWEDGQEYPLIKLEISNTSHPFYTGKIKLIDTAGRVDKFKTKYQKHFENRSKVQ, from the coding sequence ATGAAAAAAGACATTCATCCCAAAGATTACAGACTGGTTGTTTTTAAAGATATGTCGAATGACTACGTGTTTATGACAAAATCAACCGTAGCCACTAAAGACACCATTGTTTGGGAAGACGGACAGGAATATCCGCTGATTAAACTCGAAATTTCAAACACTTCACACCCATTCTATACCGGTAAGATTAAACTTATTGATACAGCTGGTCGTGTTGATAAATTCAAAACCAAATACCAGAAACATTTCGAGAACCGCTCAAAGGTTCAATAA
- a CDS encoding GlmU family protein produces MNYVLFDESRRNNLLPLTFIRPVADIRFGILTIREKWEKYLHCSTSTLTEAYLSAKYPLVKEKDNIIINGAICPNPALIQEISKLLPGQALVKGDSVIAMYLNEKDFEKQSGAIEEIETETDFLEILNTWDIFAKNAQAIADDFALLTEGRKSAKLPENSIYFAAENIFIEEGAQILASTLNATDGPIYIGHNAVVMEGSNLRGPLALCDNAQIKMSAKIYGPTTIGPHSKVGGEVNSSVIFGYSNKAHDGFLGHSVIGEWCNLGADTNTSNLKNTYDSVKLWSYPDESFVDTGLQFCGLIMGDHSKCGINTMFNTGTVVGVSTNIFGSGFQRNFVSSFKWGGVSGFSTFLPKKAIEVAKGMFKRRDLDFTEIDAQLIEDVYNLTHNYRRM; encoded by the coding sequence ATGAACTACGTTCTTTTTGATGAATCGAGGAGGAATAATCTACTGCCACTTACTTTTATACGTCCGGTTGCTGACATCAGGTTTGGCATACTTACCATACGGGAGAAATGGGAGAAATATCTTCATTGCTCCACATCCACTCTTACAGAAGCGTATTTATCAGCCAAATATCCATTGGTTAAAGAAAAAGATAATATCATTATCAATGGAGCCATTTGTCCTAATCCGGCTTTAATTCAGGAAATAAGTAAATTGCTTCCTGGCCAGGCGTTGGTAAAAGGCGACAGCGTTATTGCTATGTACCTGAATGAAAAAGACTTTGAAAAGCAATCAGGCGCTATTGAAGAGATTGAAACCGAAACTGATTTTCTTGAAATATTGAACACCTGGGATATTTTTGCAAAAAATGCTCAGGCAATTGCTGATGATTTTGCACTGCTTACAGAAGGTCGAAAATCAGCGAAACTTCCTGAAAACAGCATCTATTTTGCTGCTGAAAATATTTTTATAGAAGAAGGTGCTCAAATTCTGGCATCTACTCTCAATGCCACGGATGGCCCCATTTATATTGGCCACAATGCAGTTGTGATGGAAGGTTCAAACCTGCGGGGGCCTCTTGCATTATGCGACAATGCTCAAATAAAAATGAGTGCTAAAATTTACGGGCCTACAACCATAGGGCCTCACTCTAAAGTGGGTGGTGAAGTGAATAGTTCTGTAATTTTTGGCTATTCCAATAAAGCTCATGATGGGTTCTTAGGCCATTCAGTTATTGGCGAATGGTGCAACCTTGGCGCCGATACCAATACTTCAAATCTTAAGAATACTTACGATTCTGTAAAATTGTGGAGTTATCCCGATGAATCATTCGTTGATACAGGTCTGCAGTTTTGTGGATTGATAATGGGTGACCACTCGAAATGTGGCATAAATACCATGTTTAATACAGGTACTGTTGTGGGTGTAAGTACCAATATATTTGGTTCAGGATTCCAGCGGAATTTTGTTTCTTCATTCAAATGGGGTGGTGTAAGCGGATTTTCAACTTTTTTGCCTAAAAAAGCCATTGAAGTTGCCAAAGGCATGTTCAAGCGTCGCGATCTTGATTTTACTGAAATTGACGCTCAGTTAATTGAAGATGTTTATAACCTTACCCACAACTATCGCAGAATGTAA